One region of Exiguobacterium acetylicum genomic DNA includes:
- a CDS encoding DNA-directed RNA polymerase subunit alpha has protein sequence MIEIEKPKIETIELSENATFGKFVVEPLERGFGTTLGNSLRRILLSSLPGAAVTAVQIDGVLHEFSTIDGVVEDVTQIILNLKKLALKVYSEEEKTLEIDIQGAGVVTAANITHDSDVEILNPELHIATLAEGASLHMRLTARRGRGYVQAEDNKRDDMPIGVIPIDSIYTPIQRVNYQVEKTRVGQDASFDKLTLDVWTDGSIRPEEAVSLGAKIMTEHLNIFVGLTDEALHAEIMVEKEEDQKEKVLEMTIEELDLSVRSYNCLKRAGINTVQELANKSEDEMMKVRNLGRKSLEEVQAKLDELGLGLRKED, from the coding sequence ATGATCGAAATCGAAAAACCGAAGATTGAAACGATCGAGTTAAGCGAGAATGCTACGTTTGGTAAATTCGTAGTTGAGCCGCTTGAGCGTGGATTCGGTACAACGCTTGGTAACTCATTGCGTCGTATCCTATTGTCTTCACTTCCGGGTGCTGCAGTCACTGCAGTCCAAATCGATGGCGTTCTTCATGAGTTCTCGACGATTGATGGCGTTGTAGAAGACGTTACCCAAATCATCTTGAACCTTAAGAAACTCGCCCTCAAAGTGTACTCGGAAGAAGAGAAAACGCTTGAGATCGATATTCAAGGCGCTGGTGTTGTCACTGCTGCGAACATTACGCATGACAGCGACGTCGAAATCCTCAACCCAGAACTTCACATCGCAACGCTTGCAGAAGGTGCATCACTTCATATGCGTCTGACAGCACGCCGTGGTCGTGGGTATGTTCAGGCTGAAGATAACAAACGGGACGATATGCCAATCGGTGTAATCCCAATCGACTCGATTTACACGCCAATTCAACGTGTAAATTATCAAGTTGAAAAAACACGTGTCGGTCAAGATGCGAGCTTCGATAAGTTGACGCTAGATGTTTGGACGGACGGTTCAATCCGCCCTGAAGAAGCAGTGTCACTCGGTGCGAAAATCATGACAGAACACTTAAACATCTTTGTTGGTCTTACGGACGAAGCGCTCCATGCTGAAATCATGGTCGAAAAGGAAGAAGATCAAAAAGAAAAAGTACTCGAAATGACGATCGAAGAACTCGATCTCTCAGTTCGTTCGTACAACTGTTTGAAACGCGCTGGTATCAACACGGTTCAAGAACTCGCGAACAAGAGCGAAGACGAGATGATGAAAGTCCGTAACCTCGGACGTAAATCACTCGAGGAAGTTCAAGCGAAACTCGACGAACTCGGACTAGGCTTGCGCAAAGAAGACTAA
- the rpsI gene encoding 30S ribosomal protein S9, which yields MADVRYYGTGRRKHAAARVFLVAGDGKVTVNGRDISEYFGYETLIMTAKEPLVITETEGKYDVIVTVKGGGFTGQAGAIRHGISRALLQADPEFRGALKAKGFLTRDARMKERKKYGLKAARRAPQFSKR from the coding sequence ATGGCAGATGTACGTTACTACGGCACTGGTCGCCGGAAACACGCGGCAGCGCGCGTTTTCCTCGTTGCTGGAGACGGTAAAGTCACAGTTAACGGTCGCGATATCAGCGAATACTTCGGTTATGAGACATTGATCATGACTGCAAAAGAACCACTCGTAATCACAGAAACAGAAGGCAAGTACGATGTAATCGTAACGGTCAAAGGCGGCGGCTTCACTGGTCAAGCAGGCGCTATCCGTCACGGTATCTCACGTGCTCTTCTTCAAGCGGATCCAGAATTCCGCGGCGCACTCAAAGCGAAAGGCTTCTTGACTCGTGATGCTCGTATGAAAGAGCGTAAAAAATACGGTCTTAAAGCAGCTCGTCGTGCACCACAATTCTCGAAACGTTAA
- the truA gene encoding tRNA pseudouridine(38-40) synthase TruA yields MRRLKCTIQYDGTGYAGYQVQPNGLTIQEVIETTLARMHKHPVKIIGSGRTDARVHAYGQVIHFDTELAIPPENVVKALNTLLPADIRVRSCEEVEPTFEARYDVVGKEYRYFVRREENAFRRNLSVHIPYPLDLERIRQGMAHLVGTHDFSSFCVAKTETDNRVRTIYEAELMTVGDELVFRFQGSGFLYNQIRIMVGTLLDVGRGRFAPEDIKKMLLAKDRNVAGVTAPPHGLYLWEVFYPE; encoded by the coding sequence ATGCGTCGTTTAAAATGTACGATTCAGTATGACGGAACCGGCTACGCCGGGTATCAGGTGCAACCAAACGGATTGACGATTCAAGAAGTGATTGAAACGACACTTGCGCGGATGCACAAACATCCCGTCAAGATCATCGGGTCGGGACGGACGGATGCGAGGGTGCATGCCTACGGGCAAGTCATTCATTTTGATACGGAACTAGCGATTCCACCGGAGAACGTCGTCAAGGCACTGAATACGCTCTTACCAGCGGATATTCGTGTCCGGAGCTGCGAGGAGGTCGAACCGACCTTTGAAGCGCGTTACGATGTCGTAGGGAAGGAATACCGCTATTTCGTCCGCCGCGAAGAAAATGCGTTTCGTCGGAATCTATCGGTTCATATTCCGTATCCGCTCGATCTCGAGCGCATCCGTCAAGGGATGGCACATCTCGTCGGCACGCACGATTTCAGTTCGTTCTGTGTCGCGAAGACGGAAACGGATAACCGGGTCCGGACGATTTACGAGGCAGAGTTGATGACAGTCGGTGACGAACTCGTCTTTCGGTTCCAGGGCAGTGGGTTTCTCTATAATCAAATCCGGATCATGGTCGGGACGTTACTTGACGTCGGACGCGGTCGTTTTGCACCAGAGGACATTAAAAAAATGTTGCTGGCAAAGGACCGGAACGTCGCAGGCGTGACGGCGCCTCCCCATGGACTCTATCTATGGGAAGTTTTCTATCCGGAGTGA
- a CDS encoding energy-coupling factor ABC transporter ATP-binding protein has protein sequence MDKLIELEQVTYRYPEQEQAALHEVSLTIRSGEWVAIVGHNGSGKSTLTKLFNGLLLPETGTVTVAERFSSANPEQLWEMRRAIGIVFQNPDNQFVGTTVRDDVAFALENWGVPREEMVRRIDDSLARVGLTDFVDREPHQLSGGQKQRVAIASALAMRPDVLVLDEATSMLDPLARQEVMSTVQELHATHPMAVIAITHELDEVLRASRVIVMDAGKIVLEGSPQEVFRHASFLEDIGLDVPFVVRVQERLRAQGLSLEETILDERELVNRLCQS, from the coding sequence ATGGACAAGCTGATTGAACTGGAACAGGTCACCTATCGGTATCCGGAACAGGAGCAAGCAGCCCTACACGAGGTCTCTCTGACGATTCGTTCAGGTGAATGGGTCGCCATCGTTGGTCACAACGGCTCTGGAAAATCAACGCTGACGAAATTGTTTAATGGATTGTTGTTACCGGAGACAGGGACCGTTACGGTTGCTGAGCGCTTTTCAAGTGCGAATCCGGAACAACTGTGGGAGATGCGTCGAGCGATCGGCATCGTCTTCCAAAATCCAGATAATCAATTCGTTGGCACGACCGTGCGCGACGACGTGGCATTTGCTCTAGAAAACTGGGGTGTGCCACGCGAGGAAATGGTTCGTCGTATCGACGACAGTCTAGCGCGCGTTGGCCTTACGGATTTTGTTGATCGGGAACCCCATCAACTATCCGGCGGACAGAAGCAGCGTGTCGCAATCGCTTCGGCGCTTGCGATGCGCCCTGATGTTCTCGTGCTCGATGAAGCCACATCGATGCTTGATCCATTAGCACGACAAGAGGTCATGTCGACCGTTCAAGAACTCCATGCGACCCACCCAATGGCGGTCATCGCGATTACACACGAATTAGACGAAGTATTACGGGCTAGTCGTGTCATCGTCATGGATGCCGGGAAAATCGTATTAGAAGGATCCCCTCAGGAAGTCTTTCGTCATGCATCGTTCTTAGAAGACATCGGACTCGATGTTCCATTCGTTGTTCGGGTACAAGAACGTTTACGGGCGCAAGGTCTCTCACTCGAGGAGACGATACTAGATGAAAGAGAATTGGTGAACCGTTTATGCCAATCTTAA
- the rplQ gene encoding 50S ribosomal protein L17 → MAYSKLGRTSSQRKALLRDLATDLIINERIQTTEQKAKELRPVVEKLITLGKRGDLHARRQVASFVRREAAGQNAEGKAQDAIQKLFADVAPRFAERQGGYTRIMKMGPRRGDGAEMVIIELV, encoded by the coding sequence ATGGCATACTCGAAATTAGGCCGTACAAGCTCACAACGTAAGGCACTTTTGCGTGACCTTGCGACTGATCTCATCATCAATGAGCGTATCCAAACTACAGAACAAAAAGCGAAGGAACTTCGTCCAGTCGTAGAGAAACTCATCACTTTAGGTAAACGCGGTGATCTCCACGCTCGTCGTCAAGTTGCATCGTTCGTTCGCCGTGAAGCTGCTGGTCAAAACGCAGAGGGCAAAGCACAAGACGCGATCCAAAAATTATTCGCTGATGTGGCTCCACGTTTTGCTGAGCGTCAAGGTGGTTACACACGCATCATGAAAATGGGACCACGTCGTGGTGACGGCGCAGAAATGGTCATCATCGAACTCGTTTAA
- the rplM gene encoding 50S ribosomal protein L13: MRTTFMAKATDVERKWLLIDAEGKTLGRLASEVSSLLRGKHKPTFTPHVDCGDNVILINVEKIVLTGNKLDKKVYYRHSGHPGGLKQTVARDMLANKPERMLELAIKGMLPKGSLGRQMFNKLHVYAGAAHKHEAQQPEVYELRG; the protein is encoded by the coding sequence ATGCGCACAACTTTCATGGCGAAAGCTACTGATGTAGAACGCAAATGGCTCCTTATCGACGCTGAAGGTAAAACACTCGGTCGCCTTGCGAGCGAAGTTTCATCACTTCTCCGTGGTAAGCACAAGCCTACGTTCACACCACACGTTGACTGTGGGGATAACGTTATCCTCATCAACGTTGAGAAAATCGTTTTAACTGGTAACAAACTCGACAAAAAAGTCTACTACCGTCACTCTGGTCATCCAGGCGGCTTAAAGCAGACTGTTGCACGCGATATGCTTGCTAACAAACCTGAGCGCATGCTTGAACTCGCGATCAAAGGGATGCTTCCAAAAGGTAGCCTCGGTCGTCAAATGTTCAACAAACTCCACGTCTACGCTGGAGCTGCACACAAGCACGAAGCACAACAACCAGAAGTTTACGAACTTCGCGGTTAA
- a CDS encoding energy-coupling factor transporter transmembrane component T family protein produces the protein MIVGQHIPGQSYLHRSSALAKIIFAFCFIPLVFLANNAATNIFLLIFTFLALMSSQLPLRYVLKGLRPILFLIVFTFVIQLFFTREGAVLFEFGWLRIYEEGLRLAIIVSLRFFYLVSITTLVTLTTSPIELTDAIELLLKPFKVVRVPTHEIALMLSISLRFLPTLAEETEKIMKAQQARGVDLSAGPIKERLRAIIPLLIPLFISAFKRAEDLATAMEARGYRGGEGRTRLRESKWTMRDTGLMILLVLLTISLVGLRGIG, from the coding sequence ATGATCGTCGGACAACATATTCCCGGTCAGTCGTACTTGCACCGGTCGTCGGCACTCGCGAAGATCATCTTTGCCTTTTGTTTCATTCCGCTCGTCTTTCTTGCAAACAATGCAGCAACGAACATCTTTTTACTCATCTTTACGTTCTTAGCACTCATGAGTAGTCAGTTACCACTTCGTTATGTTCTAAAGGGACTGCGACCGATTCTTTTCCTGATTGTCTTTACGTTCGTCATCCAGCTGTTCTTCACACGCGAAGGGGCTGTCCTCTTTGAGTTCGGCTGGCTCCGGATCTATGAAGAAGGACTGCGACTCGCGATCATCGTCTCATTACGCTTCTTCTATCTCGTTTCGATCACGACACTCGTCACGCTGACGACCTCACCGATCGAACTGACGGATGCGATTGAGTTGTTGTTAAAGCCGTTCAAGGTCGTTCGTGTCCCGACGCATGAGATTGCGCTCATGTTATCGATTTCGCTTCGGTTCTTACCAACCTTAGCGGAGGAGACGGAGAAAATCATGAAGGCACAGCAAGCACGTGGTGTTGATTTATCGGCAGGACCAATCAAGGAACGTTTACGGGCGATCATTCCGTTATTGATTCCGTTGTTCATCTCCGCCTTTAAGCGGGCAGAGGATCTTGCGACAGCAATGGAAGCGCGGGGATACCGTGGAGGAGAGGGACGGACACGTCTACGGGAATCCAAGTGGACGATGCGGGATACAGGTCTGATGATCCTACTCGTCCTCCTAACGATCAGTTTAGTAGGATTGCGAGGGATCGGTTAA
- a CDS encoding M15 family metallopeptidase, giving the protein MALSISWLLERANRKLNASGLSREVAKRTQEVIREMHAQGIYVGVAQGYRSIAEQNRLYAQGRTLPGPIVTNARGGQSNHNRGIAVDLFQYSKDGTQALFRNDQSFQKIVAAMKRRGFSWGGDWTSFKDYPHFELLGVSEETTNRSRAIVPYPGRPLYQGAANMNPRDIERIQRAVKATVTRRFDAETAQKVRAYQTRQGLDVDGVVGPRTWNRMF; this is encoded by the coding sequence ATGGCATTATCGATCAGCTGGTTACTCGAGCGAGCGAATCGGAAGTTGAATGCTTCGGGACTGTCGCGAGAAGTCGCCAAACGGACGCAAGAGGTCATTCGGGAGATGCATGCGCAAGGGATTTATGTCGGTGTCGCACAAGGGTACCGATCGATTGCAGAACAGAATCGGTTGTACGCACAGGGACGGACACTACCGGGCCCAATTGTAACGAATGCACGTGGGGGACAATCCAATCATAACCGCGGAATTGCCGTCGACCTCTTTCAATATTCCAAAGACGGTACACAAGCGCTGTTTCGAAACGACCAAAGCTTTCAAAAGATTGTTGCTGCGATGAAACGACGTGGCTTTTCTTGGGGTGGGGACTGGACGAGCTTTAAGGATTATCCACACTTTGAATTACTAGGAGTGTCTGAAGAAACGACGAATCGCTCTCGTGCGATCGTTCCGTATCCAGGTCGTCCGTTATATCAAGGTGCAGCCAATATGAATCCGCGGGATATCGAACGGATCCAACGTGCAGTCAAAGCAACCGTGACTCGGCGCTTTGATGCAGAGACGGCTCAGAAGGTGCGTGCCTATCAAACACGTCAAGGACTTGACGTTGATGGTGTCGTGGGTCCTCGTACATGGAACCGAATGTTCTAA
- a CDS encoding energy-coupling factor transporter ATPase, translating into MPILIQELNYTYQLNSPFERVALRDVNLEIPSGALVAFVGHTGSGKSTLVQHINGLLKPTAGKVQVDDIIVEPKKKQDLKPLRRRVGLVFQYPEYQLFEETVLKDVMFGPMNFGHDAATAEQLAKEALRTVGLDEVFWSRSPFDLSGGQMRRVAIAGVLASQPDVLIVDEPTAGLDPQGRKHMLSLFARLHAETGMTLLLITHDMDQVLEYAERVIVMENAQVAFDGLPLDLFKEETLLEQFHLDLPHVLSLAWQVADRRGLQRPEIRTETELIEWLMTKGVSE; encoded by the coding sequence ATGCCAATCTTAATCCAGGAATTAAATTATACGTATCAACTCAATAGTCCGTTCGAACGAGTCGCGCTACGTGATGTGAATCTTGAGATTCCGTCAGGGGCGCTTGTTGCGTTTGTAGGGCACACCGGATCCGGGAAATCGACGCTCGTGCAGCACATCAATGGGTTGCTCAAGCCGACAGCGGGGAAGGTACAAGTCGATGACATCATCGTCGAACCGAAGAAAAAACAGGACCTCAAGCCATTAAGACGTCGCGTCGGGCTTGTTTTTCAATATCCGGAATATCAATTGTTCGAAGAGACGGTCTTAAAGGATGTCATGTTCGGTCCGATGAACTTCGGTCATGATGCCGCGACGGCTGAGCAATTAGCGAAAGAGGCATTACGGACTGTCGGACTCGATGAAGTCTTTTGGAGTCGTTCGCCGTTTGACCTGTCTGGTGGGCAAATGAGGCGTGTTGCAATTGCCGGCGTACTCGCTAGTCAACCAGACGTGTTGATCGTCGATGAGCCGACGGCAGGACTCGATCCGCAAGGGCGCAAGCATATGCTGAGTCTGTTTGCCCGGCTCCATGCAGAGACCGGTATGACATTGCTCCTGATCACGCACGACATGGATCAGGTGCTTGAGTATGCAGAGCGTGTCATCGTCATGGAAAACGCCCAGGTGGCGTTTGACGGACTACCGCTTGATCTGTTTAAAGAAGAGACATTGCTCGAGCAATTCCACCTCGATCTTCCGCACGTCTTATCGCTTGCTTGGCAAGTCGCTGATCGGCGTGGACTGCAACGACCGGAGATCCGGACGGAGACCGAATTGATCGAGTGGTTGATGACGAAAGGGGTGAGCGAATGA